The nucleotide sequence CGGCCGCATCGCCGAAGCGCACGGCCAGCGCCTCCAGGCAGCCGCGCAGCAGGGCCGTGCTCTCCGGGTCGTTCGCCAGGGCCATACGGTAGAGCAGGTGGGCGCCGTTGCCGCTGTCGGCCAGCACCGGGTCGGGCCAACCCTCGGCGCGCAAGGCGTCACGAATGTCTGCGGCGCGGGCGCGCGCCGCCTCATGCTCAGCGTCACTGGCGGAGATCCCGGCAGGCCGGCGTGGGTCCAGGTCCACGAGCAGCCAACGCCGCCGGGAGATGTCGCTGTCTGCCGTCGTGCTCTTTGCCCGTTCGATCGCCCGATTGTTCGCTCGCGACAGCAACTCCGGCTTCGGCGGGTTCAGCGTGAGATATACGGAGCAGCCGTAGCGCCGTTGCAGCGTGGCCGCGTCTTGTGCAAGCCGGTCGTGATCGTCGTAGTAGCCGCTGACGGTCCGGGCGGTCGGCGTGTTGAGGATACGCAGCTCCGCTACGTCGCCCGGCTGGAACAAGAGCCGGAGGGTTTCGCGGATCATGGCCGGGTCCGGCCGGTTGGCGCGTTCGGCTCTCTGTGCGATCATGAAAGCGGTCCGTTCGCCCGGCTGCGCGCGATGGTCGGCAGCCCGTCGCGCAGCCGGGCGTGAAGATTCACGCCGGCCCGCTGTGGCCGGCGTTCGCGCGCCCTATGCGCCCTGGCCGGCCTGCTGCCGGCGCTCGATCCACGCGTCGATCGCTGCTGCGGTGACGAACCGTGCGGATCCGACCGTGAATGACGGCAAGTCGCCCGAGGCGATCAATCGTGTGACGTACGCCCGGCTGAGGTTCAGCACGTCGGGGAGCTGATACGCACGGTAGGCGCGCGGCGCGAATGCCTGGTCCGAGTGCCGGCGGTTCACTGGTGCCACAGCGGTGGTCATCTGCGGTGCTCCTCAGGCTCGTGTCACATCCCGTAGCCTCAGGATGCCGGGCATGGCCCGGCAGGGCACGGACAGAATTCGCGCCGACTTTTGCGGCGATGCACCTGAACCGGCCCGACGCGAGACTACACCAGCGCGCGGAGGCGGCTCAGGGTCCGCGCGATGCGGTCGGTCAGCTCGTAGTCGGTGTCGTCGGCGGCGGTGCCCAGTGGATGCTGCGCGGCGTTGTCCAGGCCGGCGATGTCGGCGGACGAAAGCCCGGCGATGGCGGCCAGCGCCCACCAGTGGGCGGCGGCTTTCCAAGAGGGGCGGCGGCCTCCGCCGCGTCGGGCCGGAGCAGCGAACAGGTCCAGCAGCCAGTCCACGAGCATGGCCCGCGCCCGTTCCAGCCGCCGCGCCGTGTCCAGCGTGAAACGCGCAGTCGTCGCCGCCTCCAACTCCACCACGAGCAGAGCTGTCGCGTCGTCGCCCGCCGGTACTGGGGTCTGCGTGAGGTAGCCAGCGGCGGCCTCTACCGCGCGGCCGGCGCGCTTCGCCGGCCGCCACGCCCGCTTGAAAAGGGGTGCGATCTGCGCGGTCAGCTCCGCCTGCCGCCGCCTGCGCGGCAACTCCGCGCCAGGCAGCGACAACCGGATGGTGCCGGGGTCGTTGTCCGGCGTCGTCACGGTATAGCGCCACGGCGCGCCCCCCGCTGCGGCCAGATGCAGCGTCACGCGCTCGCCCAGTTCCTCGCGCATGGTGCGGGTCAGGCCGCCGAGCAGCGCGGCGTCGGCGGCGGCAAATGCCGGGCCGTGGACACGCAGGGCAGTCAGCAGTTCGCCCCAGAGACGCGGGTACGGCAATCCGAAGTGCCTGGCCAGGTTCGTAAACCATCCGACGGTCAGGTACACCGGCGTGGTGGACTCGATGGGCACGGCGTTCACTGCGTCGCGGAACGGCGTACAGAGGGAGCTGCCGAGTTCGCGGGCGAAGGAGGCAAGGGCAGCCGCCTGCGCCTGGCCGCGCGCCTCCGGGTCGGTCTTGGCCCTCTGGCGGAGCACGGCCGCCAGCGTGCGGAACGCCTGCGCATCTGCCGGATGCGGCTGCCACGGTGGCGCCGACTGCTCCATACCAGCCGTCACCTCATCCCCACCAGTCTACGCAGACGCGATGCCCTGCGCCTCTGCCGGCGCAGCGACAGCCGGAATCTCGCGCGTTGCCGTACCCATATGTTCACTTTTGACAGCAACCGCTGACAGCAACGCGGGTAGCCGGCGGTAGCCGGCGGTAGCATTCTCAGCGTGGTTCTGGGCGTGAATAGGCGTCGGTAGCCGCTCAGCACCCAACTGAAAATCGCAGTGTCGGCAGTTCGATTCTGCCCCCTGGCACCGAAATTCACGCCTAAATCCCCGCGCTTCCGAGGGGATTTTGCCTTGTCAGCGCGTTTTGACGCCAACGCTGACGCCAACGCGCCCGTTGACGGCGCTCACGTGCCGAAGAGCCGGTCAAGGCGATCGGCAACGGCCCGCCGAAAGCCCGGCAGCACATGGCCGTACACGTCCAGCGTCATCGCCGCCGCCCGGTCATCGAAGCTGTCTCGCGTGAGGCTCGTGCCGATCCACTCGGCTGCCCGCACAAGCCGTCTCGCCAGGTCCCTCGGGTAATCGTCGTGGAAGAGCGCCTGCACGCGACCGAATATCTCGCTCGTGCGCTCGTAGACCTCTCCCCTCATCACCAGCTCGCTGGGCTCGAAGCGGCTCTTGTGGCGAACCCAGTCGTCGGGCGCCTCCCGGTTCACCTTCCGCACCGAGAACGTGACGCCGCGGCGTTGCAGGAAGGCTCCTGAGCCGAGATTGGCGGAGATTGGCGGAAAGGTGGATGCGGCAAGGCGCAAGATGTTAGGCGCCGTGAGTAGCGCATCCTCTGCCCGCTCTGCGGCCTTGGTATTGGACCCGGCGGTTACGGGCACGAAGGCCACGGCGCGGCCGTTGAACGCCGCTGGCGCTCCCCACTCTGCGGCCTCATCGTCACCCAGACGAACGAAGCGTACTTGGCCGATGGCGAGCGCTGCGCCATCCAGCGTGAGCTCCTCGACGAGGAACATGGCCTGATAGGCCGTGTGCGAAAGCGCGACTGCCTTCAAGAAGGCGTCGACACGCCGACGCCGGCGCCCAAGATCCCGGTAGGTGCGCCAGCGAACTGAGAGGTCAATCACCAGCTCCCAGAGCGCCGTGTCAATCGCGTTGCGTGTGAGGTGTTCCGATTCGGGCTCGTCTTCGAGCCAGGTCAGGATTTCGAAGAATTGCTCTGCCTCCTCGTTGACAAGGCTGAGTCCTTGCAGCTCGGGCTCGTCTGAGTCGGCGATCGGGTCGAACATCCGCGACGTGGATGCTCAGCAACGCAAGCCTGCCTCTGGCGGCGCAGGTTTCGCGGCCAATGCAGCAGCAAGCTTGTTCAGTGTCGTGAGCGTACTGGCCTTCAGCGCCATGCGGATACCCCGTCCGGTCTGCTCTCGGCATTCCATCGCTGGTGCCATTTTGGCGCCGAACTGCGCGACACGGCGCCCCACTGAACAGCATGGAGCGGCCGAATGGCCCTCGATTCACGCGGGAAACGGCACCAACCGACACCAGAGAGCACCGGCTAACACGGCCGCGTGGCGATTGAGAACCGCAGCATCGGCTGTTCGAATCGGCCCCTGGCACCGGCAGAGCCTGCGAAATGCCCCAGATAGCGGTGACTCTTTGCGATTCTTGGCGAACCCGCTCGCGGCCTCAGTCGCCGATGCTGACCGGCTCGGCCTCGCCGGACTCGCGGTAGGCCATGTTGTAGAGGCGGGCGTAGATGCCGCCGCTCGCCAGCAACTGCTCGTGGTTGCCGATCTCCGCGATCTCGCCCCGGTCCAGCACGACCACGCGGTCGGCGTCGCGGATCGTGGAGAGGCGGTGGGCGATCACGAAACTGGTGCGGTGCTTGAGCAGCGTGCTCAGCGCCTTCTGGATGATCACCTCGGTTTGTGTGTCCACATTGGCCGTGGCCTCGTCCAGCACCAGGATGCGCGGGTCGGCCAGCACGGCGCGGGCGAAGCTGAGCAACTGCCGCTGGCCCACCGAGAGGTTCGAACCGCGCTCCTGCAAGACCGTATCGTAGCCGTTCTCCAGCCGCACGATGAACTCGTGTGCACCCACGGCCTCCGCCGCCGCCTCGATCTCCGCCTGCGTGGCGTCCAGGCGGCCGTAGATGATGTTGTCCTTCACCGTGCCGGAGAAGAGGAACGGCTCCTGCAGCACCACGCCCATCTGCCGCGTCAAGGACTTGCGCTTGATCGTGCGCAGGTCGTGGCCGTCGATGCGGATCGTGCCTTCAGTCACTTCGTAGAGGCGGCTGATCAGCGAGGTCATCGTGCTCTTGCCGGCGCCCGTCTGGCCGACGAAGGCGATCGTCTCGCCCGGCTCCACGTGCAGGTCGATGTCCTTCAGCACCGGCACGCCCGGCACGTACTCGAAGGTGACGTGGTCGAAGTCAACGCGGCCCTCGATCTGCCCAAGCTCGACCGCGTCCGGCGCATCGACGATCTCGGCCTTCGTGTCGAGCACCTCGAAGATGCGCTCGCCGCCGGCCATCGCCCGCTGGATCTGCGTGTATTGCAAAACCATGTCGCGGATCGGGTCGAAGAAGCGCTGGATGTAGAGCACAAAGGCAACGAGCGTGCCGATCTGCAGCGTGCTGTCGTGCACGCGGATGCCGCCGACGATCAGCGCCAGCGCCGTGGCGGCGGCGACCACCAGCTCCACGATCGGCAGCACCACGGCGGAGAGCCGCCCGGCCTCGACGTTGGCGGAAAGGTTCGCGCGGTTGATCTGGCCGAAGCGTCGGTTGTTCTCGTCCTCGCGCGAGAGCGACTGGATCACGCGCACACCGGAGACGTTCTCGTTGATCGTGGAGTTGACGACGGCGATCGCCTGCCGCACCTGGATGAAGGCGCTGCGCGCCCGCCTGGACCAGTAGGCCATGACCAGGATCAGCACCGGCACGGCGGCGAAGGTGATCAGCGCCAGTGTGAAGTCCAGCTTCAGCAGCGCGAAGATCACCACGAAGAGGCCGGCCACGTTGCCCAGCACGGTGAGGATGCCGGAGGTCATGAGCTCCTGCAGCGAGGTCACGTCGCTGGTGATGCGCGACATCACGCGGCCAACCTCGTGCCGGTCGTAGAAGCTGAGCGAGAGCGTCTGCAGGTGGTCGAACATCTCGATGCGCAACCGGCGCAGCACGTTGTGGCCAATAATGCCGCTGCTGTCGAGCTGCATGTACTGGAAGCCCCAGCTCAGGAAAGCGAACACCAGCATCGTGGCGCCGAGAAAGTCCAGCCGCGCCCCGTCGCCCTTGCGCACCGCGTCGATCGCCAGGCCGATCAGCAGCGGCTGCGCGTAGGAGGTGAGCGCGAAGCCGAGCACGCCGATGATCGAGAGCGTCATGCGCCACTTATAGGGCTTGATGTACTTGCCCAGCCGGCCCACGACCTTCGCGTCGTAGAGCTTGCCCAGCTCGTCGTCGTTCCAGCCGTCCATGCCGCGGCGGAAGCCGTGGTTGCCCGAGGTCAGGCTCTGGCTCCAGCCGCCCGCGGCGCCGCCGCCGCCCATGAATCCCATTGGTCGCTCCCGTCTGCTGGCGCGGGTTCAGTCCACCGCCGCCGCGGCGCGTTCGTCGAACTCGTCGTGCCCATCCGTCTGGTGGCTGCCGTTGGCCGTCGCCGCGGTGCTGCGTTCGAACGCCTCTTCCTGGGCCCGCAGCTCCAAATCGTAGATCTGGCGGTAGAGGCCGTTCTGTGCCAGCAGCTCTTGGTGACGCCCGCGCTCCACGATCTGGCCGCGGCGCAGCACCAGGATCTGGTCGGCACGCCGCACCGTGCGCAGCCGTTGCGCAATCACGAAGTTGGTGCGGCCCTTCATCAGCTCGGCCAGCGCCTGCTGGATCAGGTACTCCGTCTCCATGTCCACGCTGCTGGTCGAGTCATCGAAGACGAGGATGCGCGGATCCATCAACAGCGTGCGCGCGATCGAGATGCGCTGCTTCTGCCCGCCGGAGAGGGTGACGCCGCGCTCGCCCACCCAGGTTTCGTAGCCGTCGGGCAAGGTGAGGATGAAGTCGTGGATGCGCGCCGTTTTCGCCGCCGCCTCGACCTCTTCGTCGGTGGCATCGAGCCGGCCGTAGCGGATGTTCTCGCGGATCGTGTCCATGAACAGGAAGACGTCCTGCTGCACGATGCCGATCGTCTGCCGCAGCGAAGCGAGGGTCACGTCGCGGATGTCGTGGCCGTCGATCGTGATCGCGCCGCCGGTCACGTCGTAGAAGCGCGGCATCAGGTTGACGACGGTGGACTTGCCGCTGCCCGTGGGTCCGAGCAGGGCGATCACGTCGCCCGGCGGCGCGTCGATGTTCACGTCCTTGAGCACGGCGCTGATGCTGTCGTAGCCGAAGCTGACGTGCTCGAAGCTGACGTGGCCTTGCGCGTCCTTCAGCTCGTAGGCGTTCGGCTTCTCCTTCACCGCCGACTCGGCGTCGATGATCTCGAAGATGCGTTCACCGGCCGACTGGGCGCGGGCGATGATCGTGATCATGAAGCCGAGCGAGCGCACCGGCATCTGCAGGATGGTGAGATAGACGAGAAATTCGGTGATCTGGCCGATGGTAAGCGAACGGTCGATCACCAGGTGGCCGCCGTACCACATCGCGATCACGATGGCAAGCGAGCCGAGACCGATCAGCAGCGGCTGGTTGAACGCCTGGATGCGGTTGGTGGCGAAGGACCAGACGAAGAGGTCGTCGGCCTCGCGCTCGAACTTCTGGCTCTCGAACTCCTCGCGGCTGAAGGACTTGACCACGCGCACGCCGGAGAGGTTCTCCTGCAAGACGGTGCCGAGGCGGCCCATGCCGTCCTGCACGTGCAGCCACATCGGCCGCATCTTGTTGGAGACGTAGAACGAACGCGTGGCGATCAGCGGCAGCACCAGCCAGGAGACGAGCGCCAGCCGCCAGTTGGAGATCAGCATCAGCACCAGGGCGGCAAGGAGGAGGATGATGGTATACGCCAGGCGGATCACGCCCATGTTGATGTAGAAGCGCACGCCCTCCACATCCTGGGTGGCGCGCGACATAATCTGACCGATCTGCGCCTTGTCGTGGTAGGCGTAGCTCAGCCGCTGCAGGCGGTCATAAATCTGGTTGCGCAGGTCGAAGGCGACCTGCTGGGAGAGCGTTTCGCCCTGGTACTGCTGCAGGTAGTAGAAGATGCCGCGCAGCAGCGAGGAGACGAGGATGGCGGCGCCCGCAAGCACCAGGGCGAGCTTGTCCAGCGGCTTGCCCGGCGCCAGGTTGGTATTGTCGATCGCCCAGCCGAGGATCGAGGGCGTCATCAGCACGAAGAGGCCGGTGAGCAACGTGCTGATCAGCACCACCGTGGTCCGCACCTTGTAGGGGCGCATGAAACCGAGCAGACGC is from Dehalococcoidia bacterium and encodes:
- a CDS encoding helix-turn-helix domain-containing protein — its product is MTTAVAPVNRRHSDQAFAPRAYRAYQLPDVLNLSRAYVTRLIASGDLPSFTVGSARFVTAAAIDAWIERRQQAGQGA
- a CDS encoding ABC transporter ATP-binding protein gives rise to the protein MGFMGGGGAAGGWSQSLTSGNHGFRRGMDGWNDDELGKLYDAKVVGRLGKYIKPYKWRMTLSIIGVLGFALTSYAQPLLIGLAIDAVRKGDGARLDFLGATMLVFAFLSWGFQYMQLDSSGIIGHNVLRRLRIEMFDHLQTLSLSFYDRHEVGRVMSRITSDVTSLQELMTSGILTVLGNVAGLFVVIFALLKLDFTLALITFAAVPVLILVMAYWSRRARSAFIQVRQAIAVVNSTINENVSGVRVIQSLSREDENNRRFGQINRANLSANVEAGRLSAVVLPIVELVVAAATALALIVGGIRVHDSTLQIGTLVAFVLYIQRFFDPIRDMVLQYTQIQRAMAGGERIFEVLDTKAEIVDAPDAVELGQIEGRVDFDHVTFEYVPGVPVLKDIDLHVEPGETIAFVGQTGAGKSTMTSLISRLYEVTEGTIRIDGHDLRTIKRKSLTRQMGVVLQEPFLFSGTVKDNIIYGRLDATQAEIEAAAEAVGAHEFIVRLENGYDTVLQERGSNLSVGQRQLLSFARAVLADPRILVLDEATANVDTQTEVIIQKALSTLLKHRTSFVIAHRLSTIRDADRVVVLDRGEIAEIGNHEQLLASGGIYARLYNMAYRESGEAEPVSIGD
- a CDS encoding ABC transporter ATP-binding protein; this translates as MPVLVRLLGFMRPYKVRTTVVLISTLLTGLFVLMTPSILGWAIDNTNLAPGKPLDKLALVLAGAAILVSSLLRGIFYYLQQYQGETLSQQVAFDLRNQIYDRLQRLSYAYHDKAQIGQIMSRATQDVEGVRFYINMGVIRLAYTIILLLAALVLMLISNWRLALVSWLVLPLIATRSFYVSNKMRPMWLHVQDGMGRLGTVLQENLSGVRVVKSFSREEFESQKFEREADDLFVWSFATNRIQAFNQPLLIGLGSLAIVIAMWYGGHLVIDRSLTIGQITEFLVYLTILQMPVRSLGFMITIIARAQSAGERIFEIIDAESAVKEKPNAYELKDAQGHVSFEHVSFGYDSISAVLKDVNIDAPPGDVIALLGPTGSGKSTVVNLMPRFYDVTGGAITIDGHDIRDVTLASLRQTIGIVQQDVFLFMDTIRENIRYGRLDATDEEVEAAAKTARIHDFILTLPDGYETWVGERGVTLSGGQKQRISIARTLLMDPRILVFDDSTSSVDMETEYLIQQALAELMKGRTNFVIAQRLRTVRRADQILVLRRGQIVERGRHQELLAQNGLYRQIYDLELRAQEEAFERSTAATANGSHQTDGHDEFDERAAAAVD